The following proteins are co-located in the bacterium genome:
- a CDS encoding helix-turn-helix domain-containing protein: MTEDQREIRRKKRVLEYAEKHGNINTTCRRFGIARSTFYLWRDRYRELGEAELARRRQCPHNHPTIDICLKNAIMDSWR; encoded by the coding sequence ATGACGGAAGATCAACGGGAAATCAGGCGTAAGAAGCGAGTCCTCGAGTACGCGGAGAAGCACGGGAACATCAACACGACATGCCGGCGCTTCGGAATCGCGAGATCGACGTTCTACCTCTGGCGAGACCGGTACCGCGAGCTCGGCGAAGCCGAGCTCGCGCGTCGCCGGCAGTGCCCTCACAATCATCCGACTATTGATATCTGCCTAAAGAATGCAATAATGGACTCTTGGAGGTGA